A region of Campylobacter concisus DNA encodes the following proteins:
- a CDS encoding TerC family protein: MFEWFSSPEAWISLLTLTGLEIVLGIDNIIFIAILVGKLPQEQRGSGRIVGLGLAMVTRILLLLSLFWIMKLTKPLFSIAEFSISGRDLVLILGGLFLLVKSTLEIHSSVSGEGEEHKNSKKSHANFLVIVSEIAVLDIVFSLDSVITAVGMAEHIEIMIIAVILAVSVMMIASKGISNFVDNNPTIKILALAFLVLVGMTLVAEGLGFHIPKGYIYFAMAFSLAVESINIYAKKKVLAK, from the coding sequence ATGTTTGAATGGTTTAGTTCGCCAGAAGCGTGGATATCACTACTTACGTTAACTGGCTTAGAGATAGTTTTAGGCATAGATAACATTATATTTATCGCTATTTTGGTAGGTAAACTACCTCAAGAGCAGCGCGGCAGTGGTAGGATTGTCGGCTTAGGGCTAGCTATGGTGACTAGAATTTTACTTTTACTTTCATTGTTTTGGATCATGAAGCTAACAAAGCCACTCTTTAGTATCGCAGAATTTAGCATAAGCGGCCGAGATTTGGTACTTATACTAGGTGGTCTATTTTTACTTGTAAAATCAACCCTTGAAATACATTCTAGTGTTTCTGGTGAAGGCGAAGAGCATAAAAATAGTAAAAAATCACATGCAAATTTCTTGGTTATTGTAAGCGAGATAGCTGTTTTGGATATTGTTTTTTCTCTTGATAGTGTTATCACGGCTGTTGGAATGGCTGAGCATATAGAGATAATGATCATAGCTGTTATTTTAGCAGTTAGTGTAATGATGATAGCGTCAAAAGGTATTTCTAATTTTGTAGATAATAACCCGACTATAAAAATTTTAGCACTTGCATTTTTGGTGCTTGTGGGCATGACGCTCGTTGCTGAAGGATTAGGATTTCATATTCCAAAGGGATATATCTATTTTGCGATGGCATTTTCATTGGCAGTGGAAAGTATAAATATTTATGCTAAAAAGAAAGTGTTAGCTAAATAA
- the purN gene encoding phosphoribosylglycinamide formyltransferase, giving the protein MLMKKIAVLFSGSGSNLEAILKKVHNQIFNGIKIEVCLCICNKPGAYGIERAKKFGLDTTIIESAKFANREEFDAAVVEQILKSGAELTVLAGFMRILTPVFTSKIKAINLHPSILPLFKGAHAIKESFESDMMIGGVSVHYVSEELDGGKLIAQRAFEREDGMSLEDWESKIHAIEHEILPDSIIKILTKEANV; this is encoded by the coding sequence ATGCTTATGAAAAAAATAGCCGTACTTTTTAGCGGTAGTGGCTCAAATTTAGAAGCGATACTTAAAAAAGTTCATAATCAAATTTTTAATGGTATAAAAATCGAAGTTTGCCTTTGTATCTGCAACAAGCCAGGCGCATACGGCATAGAGCGTGCTAAGAAATTTGGGCTTGATACGACGATAATAGAGAGTGCCAAATTTGCAAATAGAGAAGAATTTGACGCTGCAGTTGTGGAGCAAATTTTAAAAAGTGGTGCCGAGCTAACGGTGCTTGCTGGATTTATGAGGATATTAACTCCTGTTTTTACATCAAAGATAAAAGCCATAAATTTACATCCTTCCATATTGCCACTTTTTAAAGGCGCTCATGCGATAAAAGAGAGCTTTGAGAGCGATATGATGATAGGTGGTGTGAGCGTGCACTACGTGAGCGAGGAGCTTGACGGAGGTAAACTCATCGCACAAAGAGCGTTTGAAAGAGAAGATGGTATGAGCTTAGAGGATTGGGAGAGCAAAATCCATGCGATAGAGCATGAAATTTTGCCTGATAGCATAATAAAAATTTTAACAAAGGAAGCAAATGTTTGA
- a CDS encoding NAD(P)H-hydrate dehydratase yields the protein MKNLYLDTRVLDERASEKFDLSEEILMENAAAGIANFIRKKFKKGERLLGICGGGNNGADVLCALRMLEGEFECEFILASQNLKPLAIKQLERAKSAGVCESKDVEDSLNGAKCVIDGLFGSGLNRNLDEKHIELISKINASLAYIIACDVPSGLSSDGKVLGSCVKADITITMGARKFGLYSDAAKDFVGKIKVADLGIGAQNYECESNYYLLEKRDLMLPNRKNQCVNKGDFGHAFIISGEHIGASILCAKAAFTFGAGLVSVIAEQGLNLPTHIMQVSKISEKMNAGAVGMGLGKKGVEELEVQNLKGKKLVLDADIFYSPKVLDLLSENCVLTPHPKEFCSLLKICKMADMDVQALQENRHAYAKAWSEKFKAVLVLKGANTIIAKDGQIYIMPYGKNLLAKGGSGDVLSGLVLALLAQGYEPLDAAISATLAHALSLKNFKKNSYALEPTDIIKGVKCL from the coding sequence ATGAAAAATTTATATTTAGACACGAGAGTTTTAGACGAGAGGGCGAGCGAGAAATTTGACCTCAGTGAAGAAATTTTAATGGAAAATGCCGCCGCTGGCATAGCAAATTTCATCCGTAAGAAATTTAAAAAAGGTGAGAGATTGCTTGGAATTTGCGGTGGTGGAAATAACGGTGCTGACGTGCTTTGTGCGTTAAGAATGCTTGAGGGCGAGTTTGAATGTGAATTTATCTTAGCTAGTCAGAATTTAAAGCCACTAGCCATTAAGCAGCTTGAGCGAGCTAAATCTGCTGGCGTGTGTGAGAGTAAAGATGTAGAAGATAGCTTAAATGGTGCAAAATGCGTCATAGACGGGCTTTTTGGTTCAGGGCTAAATAGAAATTTAGACGAAAAGCACATAGAGCTCATCTCAAAAATAAACGCCAGCCTCGCTTACATCATCGCTTGTGATGTACCAAGCGGGCTAAGTAGCGATGGCAAGGTGCTTGGCTCTTGCGTAAAAGCAGATATTACGATCACGATGGGAGCTAGAAAGTTTGGGCTTTATAGCGACGCTGCAAAAGACTTTGTTGGCAAGATAAAGGTCGCTGATCTTGGCATAGGCGCGCAAAACTACGAATGCGAGAGCAACTATTACTTGCTTGAAAAACGCGACCTTATGCTTCCAAATAGAAAAAATCAGTGCGTAAATAAGGGCGACTTTGGCCACGCATTTATCATATCTGGCGAGCACATAGGAGCTAGCATACTTTGCGCAAAGGCGGCATTTACCTTTGGGGCTGGGCTAGTTAGCGTGATAGCCGAGCAGGGTTTAAATTTACCAACACATATCATGCAAGTAAGTAAGATAAGCGAGAAAATGAACGCTGGAGCCGTTGGCATGGGACTTGGCAAAAAGGGCGTAGAAGAGCTTGAGGTGCAAAATTTAAAGGGCAAAAAGCTTGTGCTTGATGCTGATATCTTTTATAGCCCAAAAGTGCTTGACCTGCTAAGCGAAAACTGCGTCTTGACGCCTCATCCAAAGGAGTTTTGCTCGCTTTTAAAAATTTGCAAAATGGCCGATATGGATGTGCAAGCCTTACAGGAAAACAGACACGCTTACGCTAAGGCTTGGAGTGAGAAATTTAAGGCCGTGCTAGTACTTAAAGGAGCAAACACTATAATCGCCAAAGACGGGCAAATTTACATCATGCCTTATGGTAAAAATTTACTTGCAAAAGGCGGTAGCGGCGACGTGCTAAGCGGTCTTGTGCTAGCACTTTTAGCTCAAGGCTACGAGCCACTAGATGCTGCCATCTCGGCTACACTAGCTCATGCGCTAAGCCTTAAAAATTTCAAAAAAAACAGCTACGCGCTCGAGCCAACTGACATTATAAAAGGAGTAAAATGCTTATGA
- the def gene encoding peptide deformylase, with amino-acid sequence MILEVLSYPNKKLYEVSKEVKNFDEELHKLLDDMYDTMIAKEGIGLAAIQIGIAKRIFIINLVNEEGVQDKENLIEIINPKFELREGECIYQEGCLSVPGFYEEVKRSETVGIKYQDRFGKEQSLRADGLLAIAIQHENDHLDGHLFIEKIGFNKRKKFDKEYKKQKKEKAS; translated from the coding sequence TTGATCTTAGAGGTTTTATCTTATCCAAATAAAAAGCTTTACGAAGTCTCAAAAGAGGTTAAAAATTTTGATGAGGAACTTCACAAACTACTTGATGATATGTATGATACGATGATCGCAAAAGAAGGCATCGGCCTTGCTGCTATTCAGATAGGTATCGCAAAAAGAATTTTTATTATAAATTTAGTTAACGAAGAAGGCGTGCAAGATAAAGAAAATCTAATTGAGATAATAAATCCAAAATTTGAGCTACGTGAGGGTGAGTGCATCTACCAAGAGGGCTGCCTTAGCGTGCCTGGCTTTTATGAAGAGGTAAAAAGAAGTGAGACTGTTGGCATAAAATATCAAGACCGTTTTGGCAAAGAACAAAGCTTAAGAGCTGATGGGCTTTTGGCTATTGCTATCCAGCATGAAAATGATCATTTAGATGGACATCTTTTTATAGAAAAAATAGGCTTTAATAAACGTAAAAAATTTGATAAGGAATACAAAAAGCAAAAAAAAGAAAAAGCTTCATGA